Proteins from a single region of Gossypium arboreum isolate Shixiya-1 chromosome 1, ASM2569848v2, whole genome shotgun sequence:
- the LOC108478681 gene encoding zinc finger protein ZAT10-like translates to MALEALNSPTNAAAPFHFQDTNLHCLDSFTKRKRSKRPRLDDDHVPTEEEYLALCLIMLARGGAPRTTSTTLTHQKLGTYKCSVCNKAFNSYQALDGHKASHRKLSGGNDDHSTPTTLSAVGSNPSGRSHECSICHKSFPSGQALGGHKRCHYEGGAANTGSITSEGVSSTSTNTTHRDFDLNIPGLPAFSPANLFVSGGDDEVESPHPSKKPCLLMQRPPKIEVN, encoded by the coding sequence ATGGCTTTAGAAGCTCTTAACTCCCCAACAAACGCTGCTGCTCCTTTTCACTTCCAAGATACCAATTTACACTGCCTCGATTCCTTCACCAAGCGTAAGCGTTCCAAGCGACCACGCTTGGACGATGACCATGTTCCCACCGAGGAAGAATACCTCGCTCTCTGCCTTATTATGTTAGCACGCGGCGGTGCTCCTCGAACGACCTCCACTACTTTGACTCACCAAAAACTTGGCACCTACAAGTGCAGCGTTTGCAACAAGGCCTTTAATTCTTACCAGGCTTTGGATGGCCACAAAGCCAGCCACCGTAAACTTTCAGGAGGCAACGATGACCACTCAACGCCAACGACCTTATCAGCCGTTGGATCAAACCCAAGCGGTAGGTCCCACGAGTGTTCAATCTGTCACAAAAGCTTCCCTTCTGGCCAGGCCTTGGGAGGCCATAAGCGATGCCACTATGAAGGTGGGGCAGCGAATACCGGTAGCATTACATCTGAAGGAGTGAGTTCAACCTCAACCAATACCACCCACCGGGACTTTGATCTGAATATACCGGGTCTTCCTGCATTCTCACCGGCTAATTTATTTGTTTCCGGCGGTGATGATGAAGTTGAAAGCCCACACCCTAGTAAGAAACCATGTCTCTTGATGCAGAGGCCACCCAAAATTGAAGTCAACTAA
- the LOC108479787 gene encoding transcription initiation factor TFIID subunit 4b-like encodes MDPSIVKFFEEDEDESMHSGADVEAFQAALNRDIEGDASTSQPPDSDTGSNRVSSQSLAQWPTVGQDGNANFQHQQPVQSAQQRSSEMEQKQQGLLVMGSLQQPNDVPQGVNCLPPQQKQPQDDHQQGVAEQVSAQVPLMAGIQTTERSPIPREPERTNIQDSESQYAKLQKMSNQQAGGTEQPNNQVNRGKQVPFAVLLPSLLPQLDKDRAMQLHTLYGKLKKNEIAKDGFVRHMRDIVGDQMLRLAVNKLQVQMSSNQVPLQSQVAARPNTPRMPSVGGATQFGGPHTLAQLHQKGPNSPANSSHPSPPAVLMQTNSSYLSIENKVQKSQEMDRQPDSHFGVLKSQNPSSSSTTVNQERDRASIPVQGINMQQQHLNFAQTSFGMYGSSNYHTYSGSNVSNSGSCLKPQPHDSQIRQIPHHQSMGSNPVGGPTQTMNMMGGPKLERQNSTNDPNRLQGGSISHFSSNSVSWQASSSKELNPGPLSSMTYVKQESVDQVPEQQHGLYLSATHGASTAIVEEGNAVNATPKDEFLEKQSSRVGFSTPTSMAPPNLLSPSITTQMDSNLPLGSQSPSVPATAGVNGKAPQKKPCAGQKKPLEALGSSPPLSSKKQKVSGGFSDQSIEQLNDVTAVSGVNLREEEEQLFSGPKDESRVSEASRRIVQEEEERVILQKIPLQKKLAEIMAKSGLKNISNDVERCVSLCVEERMHGLLCNLIRLSKQPRHRTHVTSDVQQHIMMMNRNAREEWEKKQAEAEKLRKLNDPEAETTVDGDKEKDDGRVKVVKANKEEDDKMRATAANVAARAAVGGDDMLSKWQLMAEQARQKREGGTDSLSGCQAGKDVNCRPLSASGKNSRDYQESENRCPLSPPASGKLGSWLDLLIHG; translated from the exons ATGGACCCTTCCATAGTTAAGTTCTTTGAAGAAGATGAG GACGAGTCCATGCATTCGGGGGCTGACGTTGAGGCGTTCCAGGCTGCCTTGAATCGAGATATTGAAGGCGATGCATCCACTTCTCAGCCACCTGATTCAGATACCG GAAGCAATCGAGTTTCTAGTCAGTCACTTGCACAATGGCCAACCGTGGGGCAAGACGGAAACGCTAACTTTCAACACCAACAACCTGTTCAAAGTGCACAGCAGCGATCATCCGAAATGGAGCAAAAGCAACAGGGACTTCTTGTTATGGGGAGTCTACAACAGCCAAATGATGTTCCGCAAGGAGTTAATTGTCTACCACCACAACAAAAGCAACCCCAGGACGATCATCAACAAGGAGTAGCTGAACAGGTTTCTGCTCAGGTTCCTCTAATGGCTGGGATTCAGACTACTGAACGAAGTCCAATCCCACGTGAACCGGAGAGAACCAATATTCAAGACAGTGAATCACAATATGCAAAATTACAGAAGATGAGTAATCAACAGGCTGGTGGCACAGAGCAGCCAAATAATCAAGTAAATCGAGGAAAACAAGTTCCATTTGCTGTGCTGTTGCCGTCCTTACTGCCCCAACTCGATAAAGACAGAGCGATGCAGCTTCACACCCTTTACGGTAAACTAAAG AAAAACGAAATTGCAAAAGATGGATTTGTCAGGCACATGAGAGATATTGTAGGAGACCAGATGTTGAGGTTGGCCGTTAATAAGTTACAAGTTCAG ATGAGTTCCAACCAAGTCCCACTACAGTCCCAGGTTGCAGCAAGGCCTAATACTCCACGAATGCCATCAGTTGGTGGTGCCACACAGTTTGGTGGTCCACATACATTGGCTCAGCTGCACCAAAAGGGCCCTAATTCTCCTGCCAATTCATCTCATCCCTCTCCTCCAGCGGTCCTCATGCAGACTAATTCAAGTTATTTATCCATTGAAAACAAGGTTCAGAAGTCTCAAGAGATGGATCGTCAACCGGATTCTCACTTTGGAGTGCTAAAAAGTCAAAATCCTTCGTCCAGTTCAACCACTGTGAATCAAGAAAGAGATCGTGCTTCAATTCCCGTACAAGGAATTAACATGCAGCAGCAACATCTGAATTTCGCACAAACTTCTTTTGGTATGTACGGGAGTAGTAATTATCACACATACTCTGGATCAAATGTTAGTAATTCAGGTTCTTGTCTAAAGCCGCAACCTCATGACTCACAAATTAGACAAATTCCACATCATCAAAGCATGGGATCGAACCCTGTAGGAGGACCAACCCAGACAATGAACATGATGGGTGGGCCTAAGCTTGAGAGGCAAAACTCAACCAATGACCCAAATAGATTGCAGGGTGGATCTATATCACACTTTTCAAGCAATTCTGTTTCCTGGCAAGCCTCATCAAGTAAGGAGCTGAATCCTGGCCCTTTGTCATCTATGACATATGTGAAACAGGAATCTGTTGATCAAGTTCCAGAGCAGCAGCATGGACTTTATTTGTCTGCAACCCATGGAGCATCTACTGCTATAGTTGAAGAGGGTAATGCAGTTAACGCTACTCCCAAGGATGAGTTTTTAGAGAAGCAATCTTCTAGAGTTGGCTTCTCAACACCTACTAGTATGGCACCTCCTAACTTGCTTTCTCCTTCCATCACAACACAAATGGATTCCAATCTCCCG CTGGGTTCTCAGAGTCCATCTGTGCCTGCCACGGCTGGGGTCAATGGAAAAGCACCTCAAAAAAAGCCCTGTGCTGGCCAGAAAAAGCCGCTTGAAGCTCTTGGTTCTTCACCACCATTGTCAAG TAAGAAGCAAAAGGTATCTGGAGGCTTTTCAGATCAGAGCATTGAACAACTGAATGATGTAACTGCTGTCAGTGGAGTGAATCTCAGG GAAGAGGAGGAGCAACTATTTTCCGGCCCCAAGGATGAGAGTCGAGTTTCAGAAGCATCGAGAAGGATTGTTcaagaggaagaagaaagagtTATTTTGCAGAAAATCCCTTTGCAGAAGAAACTGGCTGAAATTA TGGCTAAAAGTGGTTTGAAGAATATAAGCAATGATGTTGAACGATGCGTGTCCCTG TGTGTGGAGGAAAGAATGCATGGGCTCCTATGCAATTTAATCAGACTATCAAAACAG CCTAGGCACCGGACACACGTCACCTCAGATGTTCAACAGCATATTATGATGATGAATCGGAATGCTAGGGAAGAATGGGAGAAAAAACAAGCTGAGGCAGAGAAGCTGCGGAAACTTAATGAT CCTGAGGCTGAGACTACAGTTGATGGTGACAAGGAGAAAGATGACGGTCGAGTAAAAGTAGTAAAG GCAAACAAGGAGGAGGATGACAAGATGAGGGCCACTGCTGCAAATGTTGCTGCACGGGCTGCTGTTGGAGGGGATGACATGCTGTCAAAATGGCAACTTATGGCCGAACAAGCTCGCCAGAAACGCGAGGGTGGAACAGATTCGCTATCTGGTTGTCAAGCAGGTAAAGATGTGAACTGCAGGCCTCTATCTGCATCTGGAAAAAATTCAAGGGACTATCAAGAATCGGAGAACAGGTGCCCACTCAGTCCTCCTGCATCTGGTAAGCTTGGTTCATGGCTAGATCTCTTGATTCATGGTTAA
- the LOC108479788 gene encoding uncharacterized protein LOC108479788 — protein MERKQESRSRAKSPARTASPMSNLLRRRRKNYSHHPEPFFFRSGGLRPAEALSPLKEGPDPDGTDAENSRMEGRWAQWIKGQLARGGPSVSTSTCERSDLRLLLGVLGAPLAPVHVSALDSFSHITIKDTPIESSSAQYILQQYTAASGGQKLQNSIHNAYAMGRVRMIASEFQTANKVTKNRNSTKVAESGGFVLWQMNPDMWYVELALGASKVHAGCNGKLVWRHTPWLGAHATRGPVRPLRRALQGLDPRTTASMFTNARCSGEKQINGEDCFILKLCADPATLKARSEGPAEIVRHVLFGYFSQKTGLLVHLEDSHLTRIQNNGGDAVYWETTIDSSLEDYRLVEGIMVAHSGRSVVTLFRFGDTAMSHTRTRMEEAWAIKEVAFNVPGLSADCFIPPDEIRLASMDEACEFSQGPTLKTSLATAPYRSKVGKLDKSS, from the exons ATGGAAAGAAAGCAGGAGAGTCGTTCGCGGGCTAAAAGTCCCGCCAGGACTGCATCACCAATGTCCAACTTACTGCGCCGTCGGAGGAAGAATTACAGCCACCATCCCGAGCCCTTTTTCTTTAGGTCTGGGGGCCTCAGGCCGGCCGAAGCTTTGTCGCCGTTGAAAGAAGGTCCTGATCCTGATGGAACGGACGCTGAAAATTCCAGGATGGAAGGTAGGTGGGCTCAGTGGATAAAAGGTCAGCTGGCACGAGGAGGCCCTTCCGTTTCTACCTCAACCTGTGAACGCTCCGATCTGAGGTTGTTGCTTGGAGTCTTGGGTGCACCGCTCGCGCCAGTGCACGTTAGCGCTTTGGACTCTTTCTCTCACATCACCATTAAAGACACCCCAATT GAATCATCATCTGCTCAATACATATTACAGCAGTATACTGCTGCTTCAGGTGGGCAAAAGCTTCAGAACTCCATCCACAATGCTTATGCAATGGGTAGGGTTAGAATGATAGCTTCCGAGTTCCAGACGGCTAACAAGGTCACCAAGAATCGGAATTCTACCAAAGTTGCCGAATCTGGTGGGTTTGTGTTGTGGCAAATGAATCCCGACATGTGGTACGTGGAGCTCGCACTTGGTGCTAGCAAGGTTCATGCTGGCTGCAATGGGAAGCTTGTGTGGAGGCATACTCCTTGGCTTGGTGCACATGCTACTAGAGGCCCTGTTCGCCCCCTTCGCCGTGCACTCCAG GGTCTTGATCCGAGAACAACAGCAAGCATGTTTACAAATGCGAGATGTAGTGGTGAGAAGCAGATCAATGGGGAGGATTGTTTTATACTCAAGCTTTGTGCCGATCCCGCAACATTGAAGGCCAGGAGCGAAGGACCTGCTGAGATCGTTAGACATGTTTTATTCGGCTACTTCAGCCAGAAAACAGGCCTTCTTGTGCACTTGGAAGACTCACATTTAACCCGAATTCAAAACAACGGGGGAGATGCTGTGTACTGGGAGACTACAATCGATTCATCTCTCGAGGATTACAGACTTGTTGAAGGAATAATGGTTGCTCACTCGGGACGCTCCGTGGTGACCCTTTTCCGGTTTGGAGATACTGCAATGAGCCACACTCGGACCAGGATGGAAGAAGCGTGGGCAATCAAAGAAGTGGCATTCAATGTTCCAGGTCTGTCAGCGGACTGCTTCATACCTCCTGATGAAATAAGATTGGCTTCAATGGATGAAGCCTGTGAATTCTCTCAGGGTCCAACCCTAAAAACTAGTTTGGCTACTGCTCCATACCGATCCAAAGTTGGTAAACTAGATAAAAGCTCATGA